The following nucleotide sequence is from Elusimicrobia bacterium HGW-Elusimicrobia-1.
CCGCGTTTATGTCGGCCGAGACAAACTTCATCTCGCGCTGTCTTGAAAAGTCCATCAGATCTTCTATGATTTTTTTCGCGTGCAGAGCGGCGTTTCTTATGGCTTCGTTTTCTTCTCTCTTGCCCTCGGTCAGCAGAAGTTCGGCGTTGCCCAGAATCGTCTGCAGCGGATTGCCTATTTCGTGGGCCAGCCCCGCGGCAAGTTCTCCGACGGAAGCCATCTTTGCGCTCTGCAGCATCTGAAGATACAGACGCGCCCTGTCCTTCTCCATTCTCGCGCGCTCATACGCCCATGATATTATCCGGGTGGCGGTTCCGAGCATATCCACATCGCACGGCTGCCATTGTCTGATATTGACACATTCGTCGAAGCCGATAAAACCGAAATACTCCGAATGGACGAATATGGGAAAAACCAGCGCCGATTTTGTTTCCTTCACGCACAATATGCTTTTTGCGCTTTCAGAAGAAAATTTATCGTTATCGCCGAACCGGATAACCTGCTTTTTTTTAAGCTTGCCAATCCACTGCGGCATTGCCGCCGCCGGAACGGCTTGCATAGTGTCTTTTTGCGGCATGATTCCGGGAGCGCACCACTCGTGTGTATTGTCCATTGTATCCGTATCCGCATTATGCGCGAAAATATAGCCCCTGCACACACCGAGCGTGCTGCATATAAGAGCCAGCGCGCCATCCAGAAATTCTCCGATATTTTCGCTGACGACCGCCGCGGCGGATATATCGGCCAGCATTTTTTCGTACGTCACGCGCTTCTTCAGATCGTCCTCGGCGGTCTTGCGGTCGGTGATGTCGCTCAACGTTGCCCTTATTCCGGCCGGATTGCCGTCGACGTGATAGATTTTGCCCAGTGTTCTTACCCACCGGTAGTTGCCGTCGGCGGACTTCACGCGGCATTCAAGAGGGTACTGTTTGCCGTTGAAACAGTCGGCAAATGCGGCCGAGACTGAGGCCGCATCGTCGGGATGCAGCATTTTTGTGTAATGCTCCCCCACCACGTCCGACGGCGAACAGCCCAAAAGCGACTTTACGGCCGAACTCGCGTAGGTAATGACGCCCGATGCGTCCACCGAATATATTACGTCGCTTATACTCTCCACAAGCTCGCGATATTTCTCCTCGGAACGAGCGAGTTTGACTTCCTTGATTTTATCGAACACCACGAACTTCGCAAGATTGACTATCTCTTCAAAGTCCGTCGTGTCCTCGTCGGTAAAATCGGTATTTTTGTTTATCGCCTCCACGACTCCGAAAAGTTTTGACGCCTCTATCACGGGCACGGCCAGAATCCTGCCGGTTTTATATCCCGTGGCGGCATCGACATCCGGACAAAAGTTCGGATCCGTCGGCGCGTCGTTTGTGCGGTAGGGCTTTCCGGTGCGGGCGACGTAACCCGCTATGCCTTTGCCGTTTTCAAGCGTAATACCCGATGTCATATCGGAGGCGTAAGCGGATTTAAGCGTGTCGCCTTCGGAGATGTAAAAAGTGACCCTTTGCACGGACAAAAAATCTTTAACGAGTTCCCCCACCCTTCCCAGCACTTTTTCAACGGAAATATTCTCAAGCGACAGCAAAGAAATTGTTTTGAGCAAATCAAGTTTCCGGATGTTTTGCTTGATCTGACGCATATCGCGCGCCAACCCCAGAACGCCCGTAATTTCCCCTTGACCGTCGCGCAGCACGACCCCGTTGAAGTTCATTGGAATCCGGCGGCAATCTTTGGTCAGAAATACGACTTCCAGATCATTGACGTAGCCGGAAAGCACAAGTTCGTCGAGTATCCTGCCCAGAAACCGCTCGTCGTCCTTTTGCGTAGGCGCTCCCACCGTACAAAACGGGTCGTTACGGTGCTTTACGAAAAACATGCTCGCCGACTGCCCCAATATTTCCTCGCGGGAATATCCCAGCAACTTACAGCACGCCAGATTGACGGACGTAACCGTGCCCCGCCGGTCTATGATAATGAGAGAATCGGGCAGATGGTCGGAGACCTTATCGAAACTCAGTTCCGCGCCGGAAGACGGCTTCATAAAAAATTTAGAAAAAAATTTGTCCAAAAATATCATCTTTTAAGCTCCTGAGCTTGCCGGCGGCGCCTTAAGAGGCAAAAGAATCTTAAACTCGGCGCCTTTTCCCAAACCGGCCGAATACGCAGTTATACGACCGCCGTGCTGTTTGACTATTCCATAACTGACGGACAAACCCAAACCCGTTCCGCCTTTGCGCATACTGAAAAACGGCTCAAACAGACGCCCGATTTGCGCCGGGTCTATTCCGTCGCCGGTATCGGTGAAAACAACCGCTGCATAATCCCGCGAAGTTCCTTCGTCCGAAGATATATTTTCCGCGGACAAAGGCGGGTTATATTCCGGCCGCGTTTCAATGGTAAGGGTTCCTCCGTGGGACATGGCCTTGCGGGCGTTGGTGATTATATTTATAAAAACCTGGGAAAGATGGGAGGGGGATACCGATACCGGCGGAAGCGGAGCGTATTTTTTTTCTATCCTTATTCCGCCGAGTTTCAACTGCTTGCCGTAAAGCGACAGTGTTTTGTCTACGATGTCGGCGACTGAAGTCGACACGAAACACATTTCACTCTGCCGCGCGAAACCAAGCAGATTTTCTATGATTGTTCCGGCGTGCCGCGCCGCGGAGAGTATAGAGTCGACCTCTTCGCCGCTTCCGGTATGCCGGAGAAGCTCGGCATTGCCCAGAATCGTCTGCAGCGGATTGCCTATTTCGTGGGCCAGCCCCGCGGCAAGTTCTCCGACGGAAGCCATATGCCCGGAGCGCACAAGCCGCATCTTAAGATTCTCCTTCTCTTTTTGGGCAAGTACGCGTTCCGTGATGTCTCGCGCGATGCCTTCAATGGCTACAAGACGTCCCGCGTCGTCGTAAATCGGGACGTTTTTCTGCTCAACCCATATAATTTTGCCGGATTTTGTCAGCCACCTTGTTTGCGCGGGCCGCAAGAAGTCCTTGCCATCGCCCGCGAGCGCGGGCCGGTCGTCGGGATAGACCATTTCGAACCCCAGATTTGGATTCTTATAATGCTCTTCCGGAGAGTACCCCGTTATTTTTTCCACCGACGGACTCACGTATTCAAAAGCCATTTCCGGCGCCAAGCGCACGCGGTAAATTATATCGGCGGCGTTCTCGGCCAGAAGCCGGAATCGCTCTTCGTTTTTCTTAAGAAGATTGAGCGTTTCGTGATGCGTCAGCGCCACGGAGGCCTGAGCGATGAATGTCTCCACCACCGGAATTTCGACAGACACGCCGCGCCGCAGGGCCAGGGCCGCCAAACCCAGAAGACGTCCTGAATACGATATGCCCGCCACATATATTTTGTCGACCGAAAGCAAACTCGCTATTTTTTGCGCAACGACGCGCGACAACTTTCCCTGAAACAATTCCTCAACTCCGCCGCGCAGTTCTATCAGCCGTCCTTCCAAAAGCTTGTCGTAGACATCCTGCGACACCGGAAATTCCGTTTTCCGGAACTCACCGGGCGCAAATCCTAAAATAAATTCAAATACGGACGGAAAAGCCGATTTGGCGCGCGGCGTTAAAACGCGGCGGGCCGGATTATAAATATTAACGAAAACCGGCGAATCGCCGGCCAGAATGCTCAGCCGGTCGGAAATTACCCGATAGATATCGTCGGAATCTTTAAGACCTACGTACATCACCGCCGTCGCTGCCATTATTTCCTGCGCCCGCGCCGCCGCCCTTATTTTCTCCTCGGCGGCCCGGCGCTCCGCGACGTCCCTGAATATCATCGCGCCGGCCGTAACCGCCCCCGTCGAATCCTTGACCGGCGAACAGCTTATCTCCGCTTCCGCGCGTTTGCATCCGGGCAAGACCAGAATCGCCGGAAAAAGCGGCAACGCCGCGCCCCGCGAAACGGCATCCGCTATGCGGTCATAATCATAGCGATCGGCAAAAAACCGCGAAGCGTCAGCGCCCAATATTTTGTCGCGGCGAGCGCCGCACAACGACTCGAAAGCCGCGTTGGCGTCAATAACTTTGCCTTCGGGCGAAACAAGCAGAAAACCGTCGCTCATCGACGAGATTATGTTATCCGCCGCCGTGGAGCGCGTCGCGGAAGTCGTATGGTATCTGCGCCCGAACGTAAAAGCCAGCGCTATGGCAACCGCCGAAAGTGTCAAAAAAAACAGCCAAAACATTAATCCACCCACGCCGCTTCAGGAGCGAGCGATAATATTGTCTTTTTAAGCTCCGCTATGTCGAAAGGTTTGACCAGAAATGCGTCGGCTCCCGCGGCAAGTATTTTCCGCCGCGTCTCGTCCGACGGAAAAGCGCTGATGGCCAGTATCTTCATATTGCGTTTTTTAAGCCGCCGAAGAACCTCAAAGCCGTCTATACCCGGAAGTTTAATGTCGAGTATGAGAACATCGGGCCTGAACTCGGCTATTTTTTCGCCGGCTTCCAGGCCGTCGGACGCGACCGCCACGCTGACGTTCTTTATAATGTGCTCGACGGCCGTCGCCACAAAATGCAGAACACCCGCGTCGTCGTCCACCGCCAGAACTTTGAGCGGCGCTCGGACGGAGGCCGCGCCGGTATCGGCGATCATCTTAGCTATTTCCTCTGCCTGCGGAAGCGAATACTTTTCGGCAAACTCCCGTAAGTCCGACAACTTGATGCGCCGATGGCCGCCGGGTGTTTTATATGCCGCGATCCTGCCCGCGTTGATCCAGTTGATAACCGTGCTGATATCGACGCTCAGAATCTTGGCCGCCTCAAACGTCGTGATAACTAGCTCACTGTTCATATTCCGAGTCCTTTCCAATATTTCTAATTATTCAAACTATACCAATAAGGTATACTACAAACCGCCCGAAGTCAAGTGTTTTCTTTTAGCATGTCAAAAATCACGTTTTATGGACGTCCGCCAATTCCATAATGCGGGAGAGAAAATATTTCGCCCCCGTCGGCGAAAAATGTTCTGTTTGCAGGGGCTAAAGATTTTTCACCCCTGCTCATTTGTCAATGCCCGATTAAAATTTGAGACAAATAAAAAAAACCGGTATTTGTCATTCCGAGTCCTTCGCGATGTCATCCTGAGTCCTTCGGCGAGCGTCATTCTGAGTCCTTCGGCAAGCGTCATTCTGAGTCCTTCGGCAAGCGTCATTCTGGGTCCTTCGGCGAGCGTCATTCTGAGCGTAGCGAAGAATCTCATAATGCCTCAGGATAAACTCCGCGTATTTTCTCGCCGACAAGCGAGACCCTTCCCCCGCATCAAGCGCGGGGTCAGGGTGACAAAAGCAAAGGGTTCAGGGGAACATTTTGGACACTTTTTCAATTGAAACTTGTATAATTATTTGTGCCGTCCGCTCCCGCGAAACCATAGATTATGAAATCAGTCGTCTTTATTGCCGCATTCTGCGTCTACATTATTACGGCCTTTCCGGCGCTGGCGCCTTACCGCGACTCCGGAGAGATGACGAGTGTCGCGGCCACTTTGGGCGTGGCGCATCCGCCCGGATATCCTCTTTATATTTTGGCCGCAAACATCGCCGGACGGATTATCCCCCTGGGAAACTACGCTTACAGAATCACCGTCCTCTCGGCGTTGTTCATGGCCGGAGCCGCGGCCGTATTTTTTGCCCTCATCCGAAAAACTTTCCGTCTGAAAAACCACGTCGCTGCGGCAATGGCGGCGGGTTTCGCTTTTTCATATTTCTACTGGTATCTGGCGGTCGTGCAGGAAATGTATACGATGAGCATTTTCCTGATACTCTGCGCCGTATATCTGCTTTTGGACGGCAGCTCGGCGGCGGCTTTTTTTGTGCTGGGCATAAGCGCCGGAGCGCGCACCGACGCCGCGCTGGTTTATCCTTCTTTTATTCTTTACGCTTATTTTAAGCGCTTGCCGGTCAAAGAACTCGCGGCGGCCCACGCGGCTATGGCGGCCGGATTGAGCGTTTTTCTTTATTCGTGGGTGCGCGCAAAAAGCGGACCGGCGATAAACTGGGGCGATACCTCGACGATGGCGCGGCTTTTTGATTCGCTTATGCGCCGTTCGCACGGCGGAACGCTGGATCTGATTTCAAGCGGATTCGCCGCGGGCGAAAACTTTTTTGTGCAGATGAGATATTACGCCGCGCACATACTAAGAGATTTTACGCCTGCGGGCGCGGCGGCCTCCGTCGTCGGCGCGGCATACCTTTTCCGACGGCGCCGGTCTTTATTTTGGTTTGCGGCGACGGGTTTCGGCGTAACCGGCGTAATGTTTATGTATCTTGCCAATATGCCCCCCAACACTCACGCGCTTGCCATACTTGAAGCGCATTTTCTGCTGCCGGATTTATTCTTTTGCCTGTTTGCGGCCGCCGGAGCCGGATTCGCGTATTCTGAAATATCCGCGCGGGCCGGACGGGGCGCTGTTTTGGCAAACGCCGGAATTTGGCTTGTTCCCGTATGGATATTCGCTTCGGCCCTGCCCGGCGTAAACAAGCGGCACAATTTTTTTCTCGTCGACTACGCCCGCAACATGTCGGTTTCGGCGCGGCAGGCCGTGATAGTCATAAAAGAGGATGTTCAGGTATTCTCAATGTGGCACAGACGTTACGCCGAACGAAAACAGCGCGATGACCTCAACGTGGTGGCGGCGGGACTTGCGGGTTCTGCGTGGTACAAAAAAATGAACGCCGGATGGCCCGTCGCGCTGACGCCGCTCAAAAGCCCCGACGACTGGAAGCGTTTCGTCGACGGAAACCGCCGCGTGTTTTTTTCCAACGACGCGGAATTCCCCCTGACCGATGTCGAAACGACTCCCGCGGGGCTTCTTGCCGCCGCAGGCCGCGCGTCCGCCGACCCGACGGCGGCATCGCTGCTCGATGAAATTTATTTTTACCGCGGCGATTACCGCTACGAAAATCACCGCGAATTTTTTACGCCGGATATCATCGAGGACTACGCCAAGGCGCTGCACCGTCGGGGTTTTTATCTGATGACGTCCGGAGAAAGAAAATCCGCCGAGCGGTG
It contains:
- a CDS encoding histidine kinase, whose translation is MNSELVITTFEAAKILSVDISTVINWINAGRIAAYKTPGGHRRIKLSDLREFAEKYSLPQAEEIAKMIADTGAASVRAPLKVLAVDDDAGVLHFVATAVEHIIKNVSVAVASDGLEAGEKIAEFRPDVLILDIKLPGIDGFEVLRRLKKRNMKILAISAFPSDETRRKILAAGADAFLVKPFDIAELKKTILSLAPEAAWVD